AGCAATGGCAGGATTGATTATACCGTTAGTTGCGGCTATATCTATGAGCTTCAGTTCTTTACTTGTAGTAGGAAACTCTATGCGTATTAAAGTTAAATGGAATAATTGAGGATAGAATATGGATAATTGGGTTGTAGCTATGATGCTTGGTGCTTCACTTATACTTGGTGGGCTTGCATTACTTGCATTTTTATGGGGACTAAAAAACGGTCAATTTGATGATGAAGAAAAATTTCTTAATGCTGTTAAATTTGATAATGAAGAAGATTTAAACGATGCCATTAATCAAGAAAGAAAAAAAGAAGAATTAAAAAAGAAAGTTTATAAACCAGAATAAAATGAGCTACCTTTTTGGTAGCTCGAAAAAAAGTAAAATTATTTACCGATTGTTTGTGCGAAAGCTTCTAAATCAGCATCAGAATATTTAGCTACTTGACCTTTCATAACACCTTTCATTGGTCCACCGAAAGTACCAGCTTTGTAACCTTTAAGAGCAGTAGCGATTTCTGCATGAGTCATCTCAGCAACAACTTTAGATTTACCCATAGCGTGTTTT
This region of Sulfurimonas sp. C5 genomic DNA includes:
- the ccoS gene encoding cbb3-type cytochrome oxidase assembly protein CcoS codes for the protein MDNWVVAMMLGASLILGGLALLAFLWGLKNGQFDDEEKFLNAVKFDNEEDLNDAINQERKKEELKKKVYKPE
- a CDS encoding cytochrome C, whose product is MKKFVIASVAAAALSTVAMAGVNGKACVACHGANFEKHAMGKSKVVAEMTHAEIATALKGYKAGTFGGPMKGVMKGQVAKYSDADLEAFAQTIGK